One window of the Marmota flaviventris isolate mMarFla1 chromosome 2, mMarFla1.hap1, whole genome shotgun sequence genome contains the following:
- the Cspg4 gene encoding chondroitin sulfate proteoglycan 4: MRSGPRSPPPAPALALVLTLALLARRASAASFFGENHLEVPVATALTNIDLQLQFSTSQPEALLLLAAGQADHLLLQLYSGRLQVRLVLGHEELRLQTPGEMLLSDSAPHTVVLTISDSWALLSVDGLLNTSAPVQGAPLEVPYGLFVGGCGSLSLPYLRGTSRPLRGCLHAATLNGRSLLRPLTPDVPDGCAEEFSAGNDVALGFSGPHSLAAFPAWSTQDEGTLEFTLTTQSQQAPLAFQAGGRQGDFIYVDIFEGHLRAVVEKGQGTVLLHNSVPVADGQPHEVSIHMDAHRLEISVDQYPTRTSNRGVLSYLEPRGSLLLGGLDTEASRHLQEHRLSLAPGAANASLLGCMEDLSVNGQRQGLREALLTRGMTAGCRLEGDEYEEDGYGPYEAFSTVAPEAWPAMELPEPCIPEPGLPPVFANFTQLLTISPLVVAEGGTAWLEWRHVQPTLDLTEAELRKSQVLFSVSRGARHGELELDIPGAQARKMFTLLDVVNRKARFVHDGSEDTSDQLVLEVSVTARAPVPSCLRRGQTYLLPIQINPVNDPPRIIFPHGNLMVILEHTQKPLGPEIFQAYDPDSACEGLTFQLLGASTRLPVEHRDQPGEPATEFSCPELEAGSIVYVHRDGPAQDLTFRVSDGLQASPPATLKVVAVRPAIRIRHSTGLRLAQGSATPILPANLSVETNAVGQDVSVLFRVTGTLQFGELQKQGAGGAEGAEWWATQAFHQRDVEQGRVRYLSTDPQHHSEDTVENLALEVQVGQETLSNLTFPVSIQRATVWMVRLEPLHTQNTQQEVLTTAHLEAAVEEAGPGPRSFHYEVTQAPRKGNLQLQGRRLADGESFSQDDLQAGRVTYGATARASEAVEDSFRFRVTTPPHFSPLYTFPIHIGGDPDAPVLTNVLLSVPEGGEGVLSADHLFVKSLNSASYLYEVMERPRHGRLAWRGPQEQATMVTSFTNEDLLRGRLVYQHDDSETTEDDIPFVATRQGEGSGDMAWEEVRGVFRVAIQPVNDHAPVQTISRVFHVARGGQRLLTTDDVAFSDADSGFTDAQLVLTRKDLLFGSIVAVDEPSRPIYRFTQEDLRKRQVLFVHSGADHGWLQLQVSDGQHQATAMLEVQASAPYLRVANGSSLVVPQGGQGTIDTAVLHLDTNLDIRSGDEVHYHVTAGPRWGQLLRAGQPTTSFSHQDLLDGAILYSHNGSLSPRDTLSLSVEAGPVHTDATLQVTIALEGPVAPLQLVQHKKIYVFQGEAAEIRRDQLEAAQEAVPPADIVFSVKSPPSAGYLVMVSHGASVDEPPRLDPVHSFPQEAVDAGRVLYLHSRPEAWRDTFSLDVTSGLGAPLEGILMELEVLPTAIPLEAQNFSVPEGGTRTLAPPLLRVTGPYFPTLPSLNLQVLEPPQHGALQREEQAQDGTLSTFSWKEVEEQLIRYVHDGSETLTDSFVLVANASEVDRQSHPVTFAITILPVNDQPPVLITNTGLQMWEGATVPIPTEALRSTDGDSGPEDLVYTIEQPSNGRVVLRMAPGTEVHHFTQAQLDSGLVLFSHRGALDGGFRFDLSDGEHTSSGHFFRVAAQKQVLLSLEGSRTLTVCPESVQPLSSQSLRASSSAGTDPHHLFYRVLRGPQLGRLFHVQQGSAGEALVNFTQAEVYAGNVLYEHEMSPEPFWEAHDAIELLLSSPPAPDMAATLAVTISFEATCPQRLTRLWRNKGLWVSEGQRAKITVAALDASNLLASVPASQRPEHDVLFQVTQFPTRGQLLVSEEPLHAGRPHFLQSEVAAGQLVYAHGGGGTQQDGFRFRAHLQGPAGASVVGPQTSEAFSITVRDVNERPPQPQASTPLRLTRGSRALVSRAQLSVVDPDSAPGEIEYEVQRAPHNGFLSLLGGSPGPTTRFTQADVDAGRLAFVANGSSVAGVFQLSMSDGASPPLPMTLAVDVLPSAIQVQPRAPLEVPQALGRSPLSRQQLQVVSDREEPDVAYRLTQGPQYGHLLVGGQPASAFSQLQVDQGEVVFAFTNFSSSHDHFKVLALARGVNASATVNVTVRALLHVWAGGPWPQGATLRLDSTVLDAGELANRTGSVPRFRLLAGPQHGRVVRVPRARTEPRSRPLVEHFTQQDLEDGRLGLEVGRPEGRVPGPAGDSLTLELWARGVPPAVASLDFTTEPYNAARPYSVALLSVPEATQTDSGEPESISPTGEPGPAASSPVPTVARGGFLGFLEANMFSIIIPVCLVLLLLALILPLLFYLRKRNKTGKHDVQILTAKPRNGLAGDTETFRKVEPGQAIPLTAVPGQGSPPGGQPDPELLQFCRTPNPALRNGQYWV, encoded by the exons CCTCCTTCTTCGGTGAGAACCACCTGGAGGTGCCCGTGGCCACTGCCCTGACCAACATAGACCTACAGTTGCAATTCTCCACGTCTCAGCCTGAAGCCCTTCTTCTCCTGGCAGCAGGCCAGGCTGACCACCTCCTGCTGCAACTCTACTCCGGACGCCTACAG GTCAGACTCGTCCTGGGCCACGAGGAGCTGAGGCTGCAGACACCGGGGGAGATGCTGCTCAGCGACTCAGCCCCCCACACTGTGGTGCTCACCATTTCAGACAGCTGGGCCCTGCTCTCTGTCGATGGGCTTCTGAACACCTCCGCCCCAGTCCAGGGAGCCCCCCTGGAGGTCCCCTATGGGCTCTTTGTGGGGGGCTGTGGGAGCCTCAGCCTGCCTTACCTGAGAGGAACCAGCCGACCCCTGAGGGGCTGCCTCCATGCAGCCACCCTCAATGGCCGTAGCCTCCTCAGGCCACTGACCCCTGATGTTCCTGACGGCTGTGCTGAGGAGTTCTCTGCTGGCAATGATGTGGCCCTGGGCTTCTCTGGGCCCCACTCACTGGCTGCCTTCCCTGCCTGGAGCACTCAGGACGAAGGCACGCTGGAGTTTACGCTCACCACCCAGAGCCAGCAGGCACCCTTGGCCTTCCAGGCAGGGGGCCGGCAGGGGGACTTCATCTATGTAGACATATTCGAGGGCCACCTGCGGGCTGTGGTTGAGAAGGGCCAGGGCACCGTGCTGCTTCACAACAGCGTGCCTGTGGCCGACGGACAGCCCCATGAGGTCAGCATCCACATGGATGCTCACCGGCTGGAAATCTCTGTGGACCAGTACCCCACACGTACGTCCAACCGTGGGGTTCTCAGCTACCTGGAGCCACGTGGCAGTCTCCTCCTGGGGGGACTGGACACAGAGGCCTCCCGTCACCTCCAGGAACACCGCCTGAGCCTGGCCCCGGGGGCTGCCAACGCCTCCCTGCTGGGCTGCATGGAGGACCTCAGCGTCAATGGCCAGAGGCAGGGGCTACGGGAAGCCCTGCTCACTCGCGGCATGACGGCCGGCTGCAGGCTGGAGGGAGACGAGTACGAGGAGGACGGCTACGGCCCCTACGAGGCTTTCTCCACCGTGGCACCTGAGGCTTGGCCAGCCATGGAGCTGCCTGAGCCATGCATCCCCGAACCCGGACTGCCTCCTGTCTTTGCCAACTTTACCCAACTGCTGACCATCAGCCCACTTGTGGTGGCCGAGGGtggcacggcctggcttgagtgGCGGCACGTGCAGCCCACACTGGACCTGACTGAAGCTGAGCTCCGTAAATCCCAGGTGCTGTTCAGTGTGAGCCGGGGGGCACGCCATGGCGAGCTGGAGCTGGACATCCCTGGTGCCCAGGCCCGGAAGATGTTCACTCTGCTGGACGTGGTGAACCGCAAGGCCCGCTTCGTCCACGATGGCTCTGAGGACACCTCCGACCAGCTGGTGCTGGAGGTGTCAGTGACAGCTCGGGCACCTGTGCCCTCTTGCTTACGGAGGGGTCAAACTTACCTCCTGCCCATCCAGATCAACCCTGTCAATGACCCACCCCGAATCATCTTCCCGCACGGGAATCTCATGGTGATCCTGGAACACACACAGAAGCCTCTGGGGCCCGAGATTTTCCAGGCTTATGACCCCGACTCTGCCTGCGAGGGCCTCACCTTCCAGCTCCTAGGTGCTTCCACCCGCCTCCCTGTGGAGCACCGAGACCAGCCTGGGGAGCCGGCCACGGAGTTCTCCTGCCCGGAGCTAGAGGCCGGTAGCATCGTGTACGTCCATCGCGATGGCCCCGCACAGGACCTGACGTTCCGTGTCAGTGATGGGCTGCAGGCTAGCCCCCCAGCCACACTGAAGGTAGTGGCTGTCCGGCCAGCCATCCGGATCCGTCACAGCACGGGGCTGCGCCTGGCCCAGGGCTCTGCCACCCCCATCTTGCCCGCCAACCTCTCGGTGGAGACCAACGCTGTGGGGCAGGATGTGAGTGTGCTGTTCCGAGTCACGGGCACCCTGCAATTCGGGGAGCTGCAGAAGCAGGGGGCAGGGGGGGCCGAGGGCGCAGAGTGGTGGGCCACGCAGGCGTTCCACCAGCGCGACGTGGAGCAGGGCCGGGTGAGGTACCTGAGCaccgatccccagcaccactctGAGGACACCGTGGAGAACCTGGCCCTGGAGGTGCAGGTGGGCCAGGAGACTCTGAGCAATCTGACCTTCCCAGTGAGCATCCAGAGAGCCACGGTGTGGATGGTGCGGCTAGAGCCGCTGCACACCCAGAACACCCAGCAGGAGGTCCTCACCACAGCCCACCTGGAGGCTGCCGTGGAGGAGGCAGGCCCGGGGCCCCGGTCCTTCCACTACGAGGTGACTCAGGCCCCCAGGAAAGGCAACCTTCAGCTACAGGGCAGGAGGCTGGCAGATGGCGAGAGTTTCAGCCAGGATGACCTGCAGGCTGGGCGGGTGACCTATGGGGCCACAGCACGGGCCTCAGAGGCAGTCGAGGACTCCTTCCGCTTCCGGGTCACGACCCCTCCACACTTCTCCCCGCTCTATACTTTCCCTATCCACATTGGTGGTGACCCAGATGCTCCGGTGCTCACCAACGTCCTCCTCTCGGTGCCCGAGGGTGGTGAGGGTGTCCTGTCTGCTGACCACCTCTTTGTCAAGAGTCTCAACAGTGCCAGCTACCTCTATGAGGTCATGGAGCGACCCCGCCACGGAAGGTTGGCTTGGCGGGGGCCACAGGAACAGGCCACCATGGTAACATCCTTCACCAACGAAGACCTGCTGCGTGGCCGGCTGGTCTACCAGCATGATGACTCCGAGACCACAGAAGATGATATCCCATTTGTGGCCACCCGCCAGGGCGAGGGCAGCGGTGACATGGCCTGGGAGGAGGTTCGGGGTGTCTTCCGAGTGGCCATCCAGCCTGTGAATGACCACGCCCCTGTGCAAACCATCAGCCGTGTCTTTCACGTGGCCCGAGGTGGACAGCGGCTTTTGACGACGGACGACGTGGCCTTCAGCGACGCCGACTCGGGCTTCACTGATGCTCAGCTGGTGCTGACCCGCAAGGACCTCCTCTTTGGCAGCATCGTGGCTGTGGATGAGCCAAGCCGGCCCATTTACCGCTTCACACAGGAGGACCTCAGGAAGAGGCAGGTCCTGTTTGTGCACTCAGGGGCTGACCACGGCTGGCTGCAGCTGCAGGTGTCCGATGGGCAGCACCAGGCCACCGCAATGCTCGAGGTGCAGGCCTCCGCACCCTACCTCCGTGTGGCCAATGGCTCCAGCCTCGTGGTCCCTCAAGGAGGCCAGGGCACCATCGATACCGCAGTGCTCCATCTGGACACCAACCTGGACATCCGCAGTGGGGATGAGGTCCATTATCACGTCACAGCTGGCCCTCGCTGGGGGCAGCTGCTCCGGGCTGGCCAGCCAACCACCAGCTTCTCCCATCAGGATTTGCTGGATGGGGCCATTCTCTACAGCCACAATGGCAGCCTCAGCCCCCGTGACACCCTATCACTCTCTGTGGAAGCAGGGCCAGTGCACACAGATGCCACCCTACAGGTGACCATTGCTCTGGAGGGCCCAGTGGCCCCACTGCAACTGGTTCAGCACAAAAAGATCTACGTCTTCCAGGGGGAAGCAGCTGAGATCAGAAGGGACCAACTGGAG GCAGCCCAGGAGGCAGTACCGCCAGCAGACATCGTGTTCTCAGTGAAGAGCCCCCCAAGTGCCGGCTACCTGGTGATGGTGTCACATGGTGCCTCAGTGGATGAGCCGCCCAGGTTGGACCCCGTGCACAGCTTCCCTCAGGAGGCCGTGGATGCGGGCCGCGTCCTGTACCTACACTCCCGCCCTGAGGCCTGGCGTGATACCTTCTCCCTGGACGTGACCTCTGGCCTGGGTGCTCCCCTCGAGGGCATCCTTATGGAGCTGGAGGTGCTGCCCACTGCCATCCCCCTGGAGGCGCAGAACTTCAGTGTCCCCGAGGGTGGTACCCGCACCCTGGCCCCTCCGCTGCTCCGTGTCACTGGGCCTTACTTCCCCACGCTGCCAAGCCTCAACCTGCAGGTGCTGGAGCCGCCCCAGCACGGGGCCCTGCAGAGGGAGGAGCAAGCTCAAGATGGGACCCTCAGCACCTTCTCCTGGAAAGAG GTGGAGGAGCAGCTGATCCGCTATGTGCACGACGGGAGTGAGACGCTGACAGACAGCTTTGTCCTGGTGGCAAATGCTTCTGAGGTGGACCGCCAGAGTCATCCCGTGACCTTCGCCATCACCATCCTGCCAGTTAATGACCAGCCCCCTGTCCTCATCACAAACACAGGCCTGCAG ATGTGGGAGGGGGCCACTGTGCCCATACCTACTGAGGCCCTTCGGAGCACAGACGGCGACTCGGGACCCGAGGACCTGGTCTACACCATTGAGCAGCCCAGCAACGGGCGTGTAGTGCTGCGCATGGCGCCAGGCACCGAGGTCCACCACTTCACACAGGCCCAGCTGGACAGCGGGCTCGTACTGTTCTCGCATAGAG GAGCCCTGGATGGAGGCTTCCGCTTTGACCTCTCTGATGGGGAGCACACTTCCTCCGGACACTTCTTCCGCGTGGCAGCCCAGAAGCAAGTGCTGCTGTCGCTGGAGGGCAGCCGGACACTGACTGTCTGCCCAG AGTCTGTCCAGCCTCTCAGCAGCCAGAGCCTGAGAGCCAGCTCCAGCGCAGGCACGGACCCCCACCACCTGTTCTACCGAGTGCTGCGGGGGCCCCAGCTTGGCCGGCTATTCCACGTCCAGCAGGGCAGTGCTGGGGAGGCCCTGGTGAACTTCACTCAGGCTGAG GTATATGCTGGGAATGTCCTATATGAGCACGAGATGTCCCCTGAGCCCTTCTGGGAagcccatgatgccatagagcTCCTGCTGTCCTCGCCCCCTGCTCCTGACATGGCTGCCACCCTCGCTGTGACTATCTCTTTTGAGGCCACCTGTCCTCAGCGTCTCACCCGCCTCTGGAGAAACAAAG GTCTCTGGGTCTCTGAGGGCCAGCGGGCCAAGATCACCGTCGCTGCTCTTGATGCCTCCAACCTCCTGGCCAGTGTCCCAGCATCCCAGCGCCCCGAGCATGACGTGCTGTTCCAGGTCACCCAGTTCCCCACCCGGGGCCAGCTGTTGGTGTCTGAGGAGCCCCTCCACGCCGGGAGGCCCCACTTCCTGCAGTCCGAGGTGGCTGCGGGACAGCTGGTGTATGCCCACGGTGGTGGGGGCACCCAGCAGGATGGCTTCCGCTTCCGTGCTCATCTCCAGGGGCCAGCTGGGGCCTCCGTAGTGGGACCCCAAACCTCAGAGGCCTTCAGCATCACCGTGCGGGATGTGAACGAGAGGCCTCCGCAGCCGCAGGCCTCCACGCCGCTGAGGCTCACGCGGGGCTCTCGCGCCCTGGTCTCCCGAGCCCAGCTGAGTGTGGTGGACCCAGACTCAGCTCCTGGGGAGATCGAGTATGAGGTGCAGAGGGCACCCCACAATGGCTTCCTGAGTCTGCTGGGGGGCAGCCCGGGGCCCACGACCCGCTTCACACAGGCCGACGTGGATGCGGGGCGACTGGCCTTTGTGGCCAATGGGAGCAGCGTGGCGGGAGTCTTCCAGCTGAGCATGTCTGATGGGGCCAGCCCGCCTCTGCCCATGACCCTGGCTGTGGACGTCTTGCCTTCTGCCATCCAGGTGCAGCCGCGAGCCCCCCTGGAGGTGCCCCAAGCCCTGGGGCGCTCCCCCCTGAGCCGGCAGCAGCTCCAGGTGGTTTCGGATCGGGAGGAGCCCGACGTGGCCTACCGCCTCACCCAGGGGCCGCAGTACGGGCACCTCCTGGTGGGCGGGcagcctgcctcagccttcagccAGCTCCAAGTGGACCAGGGCGAGGTGGTCTTTGCCTTCACCAACTTCTCCTCCTCTCACGACCACTTCAAGGTCCTGGCGCTGGCCAGGGGCGTCAATGCATCAGCCACAGTGAATGTCACTGTGCGGGCTCTGCTGCACGTGTGGGCAGGTGGGCCGTGGCCCCAGGGTGCCACCCTACGCCTGGACTCCACCGTGCTGGATGCCGGCGAGCTGGCCAATCGCACGGGCAGCGTGCCCCGCTTCAGGCTTCTGGCGGGACCCCAGCATGGCCGCGTGGTCCGTGTGCCGCGGGCCAGGACGGAGCCCAGGAGCCGGCCACTTGTGGAGCACTTCACTCAGCAGGACCTGGAGGATGGCAGGCTGGGGCTCGAGGTGGGCAGGCCAGAGGGTAGGGTGCCTGGCCCAGCAGGGGACAGTCTCACTCTGGAACTATGGGCACGGGGTGTCCCACCTGCTGTGGCCTCCCTGGACTTTACTACCGAGCCTTATAATGCAGCCCGGCCCTACAGCGTGGCCCTGCTCAGTGTCCCTGAGGCTACTCAGACTGACTCAGGGGAGCCAGAGAGCATCTCTCCCACGGGTGAGCCAGGCCCGGCAGCATCCAGCCCTGTGCCCACTGTGGCCAGGGGTGGCTTCCTGGGCTTCCTGGAGGCCAACATGTTCAGCATCATCATTCCTGTGTGCCTGGTCCTCCTGCTCCTGGCGCTCATCTTGCCCCTGCTCTTCTACCTCCGCAAACGCAACAAGACAGGCAAGCATGACGTCCAGATTCTGACTGCCAAACCCCGCAATGGCCTGGCCGGGGACACAGAGACTTTTCGCAAGGTAGAGCCAGGCCAGGCCATACCCCTCACAGCTGTGCCTGGACAGGGGTCCCCGCCAGGAGGCCAGCCTGACCCGGAGCTGCTGCAGTTCTGCCGGACACCCAACCCTGCCCTCAGGAATGGCCAATACTGGGTATGA